A region of Chitinophaga horti DNA encodes the following proteins:
- a CDS encoding alpha/beta hydrolase encodes MRKYLILSLLLHTLFACAQIQVKQVTYAVKDTVQYLDIYEPPQPNGMSILFMHGGAFENGHPKNQKPFGEGLAKKGYKVFVMSYRLYLKGVGFGCDVPTPEKLKAIRIGVEDAADAGQYIVEHAKELGVDTTKLYIAGSSAGAEAILHLVFNPFTKADPKRFAFYEHFKFAGAMSFAGAHIDLNTIKADRFTPLLLLHGDNDQLVPFGTAPHRFCNAQQPGWLMFNGSRSIYEKAKSLGAPAVFYSFKGKGHEISWYNMSHYDEIEAFTAKVNSGKPLQPEWIQQ; translated from the coding sequence ATGCGCAAATACTTAATCCTCTCCCTTTTACTGCATACTCTTTTCGCCTGTGCCCAAATCCAGGTAAAACAAGTGACTTACGCCGTGAAGGACACCGTTCAATACCTGGACATTTACGAACCCCCGCAACCCAACGGTATGAGCATCCTGTTCATGCATGGCGGCGCGTTCGAGAACGGTCACCCGAAGAACCAGAAGCCTTTCGGTGAAGGGCTTGCGAAGAAAGGGTATAAAGTATTTGTGATGTCGTACCGCCTGTACCTGAAAGGTGTCGGTTTCGGTTGCGATGTGCCGACTCCTGAAAAGCTGAAGGCCATCCGCATAGGCGTGGAAGACGCTGCCGATGCCGGTCAGTACATCGTGGAGCATGCGAAGGAATTAGGGGTGGATACGACGAAACTTTATATTGCAGGCAGCAGCGCCGGCGCCGAAGCCATTCTGCACCTGGTGTTCAATCCCTTTACCAAAGCCGATCCGAAACGTTTTGCTTTTTACGAACACTTTAAGTTTGCCGGCGCTATGTCATTTGCCGGTGCGCACATCGATCTGAATACGATTAAAGCGGATCGTTTTACGCCGTTACTTTTGTTGCACGGCGATAATGATCAGCTGGTACCCTTCGGCACGGCGCCGCATCGTTTTTGTAACGCACAACAACCCGGCTGGCTGATGTTTAACGGCTCGCGGTCGATATACGAAAAAGCCAAGTCGCTCGGTGCACCTGCTGTGTTTTATTCGTTCAAAGGCAAAGGGCATGAAATATCGTGGTATAATATGAGTCACTACGATGAAATTGAAGCCTTTACCGCGAAAGTGAACAGCGGCAAGCCTTTGCAGCCGGAGTGGATCCAACAATAA